A stretch of the Nicotiana tabacum cultivar K326 chromosome 6, ASM71507v2, whole genome shotgun sequence genome encodes the following:
- the LOC142182232 gene encoding uncharacterized protein LOC142182232, whose translation MSLNNRPQGTLPADTQLNPKDQGPKQLMAVSLRNGRDLDVEQERARENIQVETFIPVPIELDESTILTEVAVQPAQEEKNIQQETDKVAEPVEEPVVEIESDKEKSQVIGKKRPPAPFPQRLAKHQKEEQHKNFFEILKQIHVNILLIEALKEMPRYAKMMKDLMSRKFDFQDLATIILTQTCSAVVTRPIAEKLSDPGSFTIPCTIGNFAFAKALCDLGANINLMPLAIYKRLGIGRARLTSMLLQLADRIVKRPFGRPFLSTGRAPIDYETRELKMRLNDEEITFNVQKSMRRPSEFANCSLIYAMDVIVESDDEVLTIEEPFSACLMNLDEVNGEDLAKWVLALEGKGVAFEELKKRLVTTLIIVAPNWEKPFELMYDATDYAVGAVLGQRKDKLMHPIYYASRTLSGAQLNYIVTENSQGSENQVADHLSRLEGAENVVEVEEILETFPDEQLLATTHQEAPWYADFANYLASDYVSKWVEVAALPTNDAKVVVGFLKKNIFTRFGTPRAIISDGGTHFCNRAFEKLLAKYDVRHKVATPYHPQTSGQVEVSNREIKSVLTKTVNATRTDWLNLDMEAAGTSIVTELHELGEFRYLAFESTKLYKERMKRLHDQNIVERNFKPGDMVLLYNSRLRLFPGKLNSRWSGPFRVVEVFPSGAVEIATENDSRTFRVNGQRLKPYVGISEKKEVSELHLTDPQRSSEP comes from the exons ATGTCTCTGAACAATCGTCCTCAGGGGACATTACCTGCAGACACCCAGCTTAATCCAAAAGATCAGGGCCCAAAGCAGTTGATGGCGGTGAGTCTCCGTAATGGTAGGGATCTAGATGTAGAACAAGAGAGAGCTCGAGAAAATATACAGGTTGAGACATTCATTCCAGTGCCCATTGAGCTGGATGAGTCTACGATACTGACAGAAGTGGCAGTCCAGCCTGCTCAGGAAGAAAAGAACATTCAGCAGGAGACCGATAAAGTAGCTGAGCCAGTTGAAGAGCCAGTAGTTGAAATAGAATCTGATAAAGAGAAGTCCCAagtgattgggaagaagagacctcctgCACCCTTTCCACAGAGGCTGGCTAAGCATCAAAAAGAGGAGCAGCATAAAAATTTCTTTGAAATACTCAAACAAATCCATGTAAATATTCTActgattgaagctttaaaggaGATGCCTAGGtacgcaaaaatgatgaaggacttgatgtcccggaAATTTGATTTTCAAGACTTGGCTACGATTATACTTACTCAGACCTGTAGTGCAGTGGTGACGAGACCTATTGCTGAAAAGCTGTCTGATCCAGGtagctttacaattccatgcactattgggaatTTCGCCTTTGCTAAGGCACTCTGTGATTTAGGGGCCAACattaatcttatgcccctggctATCTATAAGAGGTTGGGCATTGGGAGAGCTAGACTCACCTCCATGTTGCTGCAACTGGCCGACAGGATTGTGAAGCGTCCATTCG gaagaccattcttgtcCACGGGGAGAGCTCCGATTGACTATGAGACTAGGGAGCTCAAAATGAGACTCAATGATGAGGAAATAACGTTCAATGTGCAGAagtctatgaggcgaccaagcgagttcgccaattgctctcttattTATGCCATGGATGTAATTGTAGAGTCTGATGATGAGGTGTTGACAATTGAGGAACCCTTTTCTGCATGTTTGATGAACTTGGATGAAGTGAATGGTGAGGATTTGGCGAAATGGGTGTTGGCATTGGAAGGTAAAGG ggtagcatttgaggagttgaaaaagagactGGTCACAACACTcatcattgttgcccccaactGGGAGAAACCGTTCGAACTAATGTATGATGCCACTGACTATGCAGTGGGAGCAGTGTTGGGCCAGCGGAAAGACAAACTGATGCAcccaatctactatgctagtagaacgCTAAGTGGAGCCCAGTTGAACTACATTGTAACTGAAAA ctctcag ggcaGTGAGAATCAAGTCGctgatcatctatcacgacttgagggagctgaaaatgTAGTTGAGGTTGAGGAAATACTGGAAACTTTTCCAGACGAGCAACTGCTCGCCACCACTCATCAGGAAGctccatggtatgcagactttgctAATTACCTGGCCAGTG actatgtgtccaaatgggtggaagttgCGGCGTTACCCACCAATGATGCAAAAGTGGTAGTGGgatttctaaagaagaacatattcacccgctTTGGGACACCACGAGCAATTATCAGTGATGGAGGCACTCATTTCTGCAACAGGGCCTTTGAAAAGTTGCTTGCTAAGTACGAtgtgcgccacaaggtggctactcCTTACCACCCGCAAACTAGTGGAcaggttgaagtgtccaacagagaAATCAAGAGTGTGTTAACCAAAACtgtgaacgccacaagaactgattgg CTGAACTTAGACATGGAAGCTGCGGGCACATCAATAGTCACTGAATTGCATGAGCTCGGGGAGTTCAGatatcttgcttttgagagcacaaaattatacaaggagagaatgaagaggcTGCACGACCAGAACATTGTTGAGAGAAATTTCAAACCCGGGGACATGGTATTGCTATATAACTCAAGACTGCGTCTGTTCCCAGGTAAACTTAATtcacgatggtctggaccatttcgaGTAGTTGAAGTTTTCCCTTCAGGAGCTGTTGAGATTGCCACAGAGAATGACTCTCGTACATTCAGAGTCAATGGTCAGAGATTGAAGCCATATGTGGGCATAAGCGAGAAAAAGGAAGTATCTGAACTGCACTTGACTGACCCacagaggtcgagcgagccttaa